The sequence TGCCTGAGCGCGCTTTTGGGCATTGCCTTCGCTCTGGCCCAGAACGACATCAAGCGTCTGCTGGCCTACTGCTCGGTGGAGAACGTCGGCATCATCCTGATCGGTCTCGGCCTCTCCGTGCTGGCCGTTCAGCACGGTCAGCCCATCTGGGGCAAGGCCGCCCTGGCCGGAACCTTCCTGCACGTCATCAATCATGGCCTCTTCAAATCCCTGCTGTTTTTCGGCGCCGGGTCGGTGCTGCACGCCACGGGCACCCGCGACATGAGCCGTCTTGGCGGATTGTGGAAAGTCATGCCCTGGACCGCGACCCTTTTCGCCGTGGGCGCCATGGCCGTGTCCGGGCTGCCGCCCCTGAACGGATTTGTCGGTGAATGGGCGATCTACCAGGGCCTCATGCGGGCCGTGGCCCAGAAAGGGCCCGCCGCCGGAGTCCTGCCCGCGGTCATCGTGCTTGCCGGGGCCGGAGCTCTCGCCCTGGCCGCCTTTGCCAAGGCGGTCGGCATCGTCTTTCTCGGAGCCCCGCGAAACAAGCCCGCCGCGCAAGCCGTCGAATGCGGCTGGTTCATGCGCGCGCCCATGGTCCTGCTGGCCATGATCATGATCGCCATCGGCCTGCTGCCCGGCCTTTTCTTCCGCCCGGTCATGGGCACCGTCGCCGTCTGGGCCCCGCAATGGGCCATGACGGACCCACTTCTTGCGACCCGGACCCTCGGGGGCACGCACACCCTCCTGATCTGCGCGCTGCTCGCGGGCGGTTTTCTGATTATGCGCAAAGCTCAAAGCGCCGGGACAAGGACGGGACCGACCTGGGACTGCGGCTATGCGGCCCCGACTGCGCACATGCAATACACCGGCGGCTCCTTTGCCGGAATCGCAAGAGGCTGGTTCGCCTGGCTGCTCAGGCCCGAAATCATGATCCGGCGGGTGCGCGGCCATTTTCCGGGCAAAGCCCTCGTCCTTGAGCGGGTGCCGGAAACTGTCCTCGAAAAAGCCGTCATGCCCGGCGCGGCGGCCGTGTCCTTCGTGGCCGACGGAGCCAGGAAGATGCAGCATGGCCGTCTGCACCTTTACATTCTGTACGTTTTTCTCGGAGTCACGGCTCTGGGATTCATGGTTCTTCTGGGAGGGATGTGATGCCCCTGTATATCGATGTTCCCCTGCGCCTCCTGGCCTGGCTGCTTCTGGCGCCGCTGCTTCCGGGCGTCATCAACAAGGTCAAGGCCTGGGTGGCCGGACGGCAGGGTCCGCCCGTGCTGCAATTGTATTACGATCTGGCGCGGCTGTGGCGCAAAGGCGTGGTCTTGAGCACCCTGGCTTCGCCCGGTTTCATCATCGCCCCGGCCGTGGCCTGGGCGGCCGTGGTCACGGCGGCCCTGATGCTGCCCCTGGGCGGTGCGGGCACGGCGTTCTCCTTTGACGGGGACGTTCTGCTGCTGGTCTACCTGCTGGCCCTGGCCCGCTTTTGCACGGCCTGGGGTGCCATGGAGACGGGCTCCGCCTTCGAGGGCATGGGCGCGGCCCGCGAGGTCAGCTTCGCCGTTCTGGCCGAGATAGGGATCATCACCGCGATCCTGACCCTGGTCGTGCAATCAGGCAGCATCGCCCTCTCGTCCATGTTCGAGCCGCTCTCCGGGCCGGGCGCGGCGCTCCTGGCCGTGGGACTTTTCATCATCCTGCTGGCCGAAAACTGCCGGGTTCCCTTTGACGACCCAAACACCCACCTCGAACTGACCATGATCCACGAAGTCATGGTCCTGGACCACAGCGGCCCGCCGCTGGCCATGATCCTGCACGGAGCCTCGGTCAAGCTGCTGCTCTTCGCCGTCTTCCTGGCGCAGGCCGTGCTGCCCCTCTCGGAACTGCCGCTTATGGTCTCCGTCGCGGCTCTGACGGCCAGTGTGCTGCTGATCACCGTGGCCGTGGGACTGGTCGAATCTCTGACCGCGCGCCTGGCCTTTCGCCGGGTCCCGCTGCTCCTGACCATCGGATTTCTGTTCTGCCTTTTCCCCCTGCTTCTGACCTGGATGGGTGACCTATGAACGACACGTTGAACCTTTTGATCGGCCTGGCCATGGGCCTGAACCTTCTGGCGCTGGGCACCAGTCGCCTGCCCGTCCTGATCCGGGCGGTGGCCATGCAGGGCGTGCTTCTGGGGCTTTTGCCCCTGGTGCTCGAAGCGCACGGACTGGACTGGCGACTGGTCCTCATCACCCTGGCCACCGTGGCCGGCAAGGGCGTGCTCATCCCCTTCATGCTCATCCGCGCCATGCGCACCGCCAACATCGCCCGGGAGCTCGAACCCTTCATCGGCTACATCCCGTCCCTGCTCCTCGGCGCGGCCGGGACCATCGCCGCCGTGGCCCTGACCCGCTATCTGCCGCTCCTGCCCGAACACGCCGGAAACCTGCATGTCCCGGGGGCCATGGCCCTGATCCTGACCGGGTTCATCCTGCTCATCGGGCGCACCAAGGCCATCTCCCAGGTCTGCGGCTACCTGATCCTTGAAAACGGAATCTATCTCGCGGGGCTGCTGCTCATAAGTTCCACCCCGATCCTGGTGGAATTCGGCATCCTGCTCGACGTCACCGTCGGCATCTTCGTCATCGGCATCATCGTTGACCGCATCCAAAGGGCCTTCGATTCTCTCGACACCCGCAAACTCACGGCGCTGCACGAATGAACGCATACCTGCTCATCATCATCCCCCTGATCGGAGCCGTGCTGGCCGCGCTGTGGCCACGCAGGAAGAGCCGCCCCCTTTTCCTGCCCGCAGTCGGACTGGCCCACACGATCCTGTGTTTTCTGCTCCTGGCCAAGCCCGAGGCCGTGGAACCGGCGGCCTGGCTGGCCTTTGACCCCCTGGCGCGGGCCATCCTGCCCGGCGTGTCCCTGCTTTTCCTGGTCTGCGCCTGCTATACGGTGGGCTATCTGCGACTCAAAGAGCAGGACAATCGGGTCTTTGTCCCGGCGCTGCTGCTGGTCCTCGGGCTTTTGAGCGCCGCCCATCAGGCCAGACACCTGGGCATCCTGTGGATCGCGACCGAGGCCGTGACCCTGGCCTGCGTGCCGCTGATCCACTTCAACGGCACCCCGAAATCCTTCGAGGCAACCTGGAAATACCTGCTCGTCGGCGGCACGGGCATCGCGCTGTCGCTTCTGGGCTCCATCTGCCTCGGATACGCCTCCCTGCACGGAGGCGGGAGCGGGGACATCACCTTCACGGCGCTGCTGGCGCACGGCCCGAACCTCTCCCGCGCCTGGGTCCTGACCGCCTGGGTGCTGCTGCTGGTCGGCTACGGCACCAAGATGGGTCTGGCGCCCATGCACACCTGGAAGCCCGACGCCTACGGGGAGAGCCCGGGCATCGTCGGCGCGCTGCTCGCGGGCGGGGTCACGTCCGTAGCCTTCATGGCCCTGCTGCGCATCAAGTCCGTGGTCGACGCCGCCGGAGAAGGCGCTGTCGCCAGCCGCACCCTGCTCGCCATCGGCC comes from Desulfomicrobium apsheronum and encodes:
- a CDS encoding proton-conducting transporter membrane subunit, whose amino-acid sequence is MTAALLGIFGLSLLLAMILGRTHARIWLGLSAVASLSGLYAALRTLVTAETWIWRGGFALGGETPFLRLDGISALFLILVSLVGGLGAVYAHEYWSGHHHPRSAPGGRCWWSALILSMGLVLTCANGLHFLFAWEAFALSAYFLITLDHDRKEARKAGWLYLAASHAGTMALFAFFSALAARTGTWELGPVHAQTGLAPLFWLALFGFGVKAGMFPLHIWLPSAHAGAPSHVSAIMSAVAIKMGVYGIVRFSGWLPMPAGSGWVLLGIGCLSALLGIAFALAQNDIKRLLAYCSVENVGIILIGLGLSVLAVQHGQPIWGKAALAGTFLHVINHGLFKSLLFFGAGSVLHATGTRDMSRLGGLWKVMPWTATLFAVGAMAVSGLPPLNGFVGEWAIYQGLMRAVAQKGPAAGVLPAVIVLAGAGALALAAFAKAVGIVFLGAPRNKPAAQAVECGWFMRAPMVLLAMIMIAIGLLPGLFFRPVMGTVAVWAPQWAMTDPLLATRTLGGTHTLLICALLAGGFLIMRKAQSAGTRTGPTWDCGYAAPTAHMQYTGGSFAGIARGWFAWLLRPEIMIRRVRGHFPGKALVLERVPETVLEKAVMPGAAAVSFVADGARKMQHGRLHLYILYVFLGVTALGFMVLLGGM
- a CDS encoding respiratory chain complex I subunit 1 family protein — protein: MPLYIDVPLRLLAWLLLAPLLPGVINKVKAWVAGRQGPPVLQLYYDLARLWRKGVVLSTLASPGFIIAPAVAWAAVVTAALMLPLGGAGTAFSFDGDVLLLVYLLALARFCTAWGAMETGSAFEGMGAAREVSFAVLAEIGIITAILTLVVQSGSIALSSMFEPLSGPGAALLAVGLFIILLAENCRVPFDDPNTHLELTMIHEVMVLDHSGPPLAMILHGASVKLLLFAVFLAQAVLPLSELPLMVSVAALTASVLLITVAVGLVESLTARLAFRRVPLLLTIGFLFCLFPLLLTWMGDL
- a CDS encoding hydrogenase, which produces MNDTLNLLIGLAMGLNLLALGTSRLPVLIRAVAMQGVLLGLLPLVLEAHGLDWRLVLITLATVAGKGVLIPFMLIRAMRTANIARELEPFIGYIPSLLLGAAGTIAAVALTRYLPLLPEHAGNLHVPGAMALILTGFILLIGRTKAISQVCGYLILENGIYLAGLLLISSTPILVEFGILLDVTVGIFVIGIIVDRIQRAFDSLDTRKLTALHE
- a CDS encoding proton-conducting transporter membrane subunit, with the protein product MNAYLLIIIPLIGAVLAALWPRRKSRPLFLPAVGLAHTILCFLLLAKPEAVEPAAWLAFDPLARAILPGVSLLFLVCACYTVGYLRLKEQDNRVFVPALLLVLGLLSAAHQARHLGILWIATEAVTLACVPLIHFNGTPKSFEATWKYLLVGGTGIALSLLGSICLGYASLHGGGSGDITFTALLAHGPNLSRAWVLTAWVLLLVGYGTKMGLAPMHTWKPDAYGESPGIVGALLAGGVTSVAFMALLRIKSVVDAAGEGAVASRTLLAIGLFSTLVAALFLLRTRNFKRMLAYSSIEHMGILCIATSLGGPGVWAALFHVWSNGLTKGALFLSAANLQRVADSSSIDDVRGMSKVLPRTSILFVVGMFAITACPPFGPFFSELLIIRTGLDAGQGWAIGLFLVCLLLAFFGISRIVFAVVDGRPRLKKPNPAHLKESAGLILPPLFLLAASLWLGLFTPDILKGAWSAAVLQLFPMP